The sequence CGTTGTTTTACTTCCGGTCGGTAGCATCATGTACTTTTGGATTCTTTTGACGTTCGTTTTTACGAGTGTGGTTAAGTCTTTGTGCGAATTAAGATTTATTTGTTACGGATAAAATTTGATAAACACGAGTATTTCAATCTGTGTGTGTTTTAGGTAACCGTATAGTAGTTGTGTGCCAAATGCCCAAAAGTACCCCTAAAGGCAAAACGTTTAGGGGTAAAGTTATTAATTGCAGTATCATCCACCCATTTCCATATTACACAATCTTCTTGTGTTTTTAGCTCTGCTGTTCAAAATACGGACACAATttccagaagaaaaaaaaatggaaaGCACCCTCTTATCATCTGCACGATATATTTCCACAAAAAGTAAGTCCTTATATGCTTCAAATTCCTTTAATTTATGCACCACAACCTTCATGAATTATACTTTGAGCTTCAGATTTGTAAAATTGAAGTCCTGCTTCTGCTTATCTTGAATTTCTCTTTTTCTGTTAGAATGCTTGTTTGTGTATtcttttataattttaattcgtgTATTTTTAATTCAGGCAACAGCAATGTGAGGCAGTTTCAGAGTTCATTTAGTGGCAAATTGTTTGTTAACACTCACTTTACTAAAAGTAGTGATGCATATACTAACTACAAAAGTAGCACTGTTAAGATCACTTCATTGGTAAGATTACTTTTTCTTATATTCAAGATCAAATTCAATGCAACATAAATAATTGTTTACTAAACCACTTGGGTATAACCCAGTGGCGAGTTCCCTGTGAAGCAAAAGACCCAGGTTCGAATCTTGGTAATGCCCAACATCGAATTAAAAATGGGCTCTTGAACGGAGGGGCGTCAATGTGCGCAATTCACCCAGTTACGGGTCTCATCGCTCGGGGGCTCGTCACCCAGGAGTTTTACTCGCTAGTGGGGacccaaaaaataaaaaataattgtaTACTTTTATGTTGCTTTGTTTATCAACTGTTCATGTTCTTTTGTTGCGTTTTTTAGTTTTCACTTGGTAAAAAGAAGGCCAAGGTAACTAAAAGAGAGACTGTTATCCCAGATCCAGATTATCGAATACCGGTTGTTCTTCTTGGTTTGTACTGATTCCATAATCCTTTCATAAAATTGCTTTGAATGATGTTTAAACACACATCCATATTTCCCTTGGTTTATATACCAAACTTCCAGATGAAATAAAGACTAATTGTGAGTGTGGGAAATTATATGATTTTGTCTTGTCAAAAAAAGAACAACCCCCAACAACGCATAAACAGGTGAACGGGAAAGGTTTTCTCTGTTCAGGTTACCTAGGAGGGCGATCCGGGTTATCGCATGACCATTTCCGACTGTTTTCCTAGTCATCATAAGATGTGCTACTAGCCTACTAGTGTGGTTTTAACCTAAGACTCTTTTGGGATATTTTGTGATAACATCCCCAAACAACAATCATTGAAAATCTTGAAAAAAATCTAGTAAATAATGTTTTATTATGATTAAACAGGTGTATCCGGTTTGTTAGTATATCAAGATAATCTAATTGCAGCTGCTCCTGTTGGTCTTCTTGGCTTACTTTTATTGTTTCAGGTGATCACGACTTGCATTTTATCTCTTTCAGCTCAATATTTATTTTGCAAATTTTATGGTTTTAAGATTAGTCGTCGAGTAATAAATCTCATGGTTTAGGGTGGGTGAAATCATTTAACTTAAGAATTTGCAGTAGAAGTTTTAGCACCATTACTGTCAACTACAGAATTTGTACATAACTTGTACTATAAGAATGAATCTGAATTTGAGTTTCTTTTAACTGATTGTTTACAGACAACAAGAGTGAGGTTTGTCTTCGACGACGAAGCTCTGGTTTGTGACCTAAACCTTGTTTTTCTTAATTAGTGCAAAACGCGTATATGTACATATGCGTTTTAGATAAAAGAGTGGATTAATAGTTGTTCTCATGAGTTGTATACATTGTTTTCTTAACAACTTAAGGAGGTAAAAGTGGGACAAGAACTTGATGATTCGGGTGAAAACGTGTTTGTTGGCGGCAAAAACCGTTGGAAGTGAGTGTTCGTATTTTTTCCAATTTTACCCAGGATTAAGCAATAGATACATGAACTAACATCTTTACAGATACTCTTCATTCATAAACTGGGAGCTCTGGTGGCCAAGTTTTCCGATTCTGGTGTACTTCAAAGAAGCTCAGACGAAACCCGAAGGACAAGTCCATTTCTTCCCAGTGATTTTCGTGAGTACATATTACCGAACACATAATGTTTGTCCTCTATGAAGATACATGGTTAATAATTAATACGTGTCTCTCTTTTGTTAGAACGGGAAACAGTTGTACGATGTTATGGTGGAACGAGCTGGCCCTTCGAAGACTAGTACCCCAAAGTAGTTCTATCCGTAAAGATAAATGAATTTATGAGGTACAAGAACTCTACATAGCATAAAAAGTTAGCTGTTTTGTTTTGGGTATTGTTTATGATGACATACCATACTTTTGCAGGAAGGAAATTTTCTATCCGTAACGTATCCATTATGAAGATACATTTGTGTTACAGTATACAATGTTTAGTTAATGTCATACATATTTAAGTGAATTGAAGATTGTACTTTTTACCAAACCGATACATAACAATCTGTATAAATGAAGAAATGATCACACATAATCTTTGTTAGATCCATTGAGGCATAAGTAACTGAGTGACTTGATACTTTTTTTCTAAGTACTTGCTTACAAGTACATCGGATAATACAATGAAGCCTGTAAGAGTTCATTGATTGGACCTAATCTTATAAAGACCTAATTTCTTATCATATAACTTGACGACAAAACTGATGACAACTTTGCACCAAACATACATACAAGATACAACAATTCACCCAGCAGCGACAGAGGGCAAGAAATTCATCAACCTGTCAAAGTCATAGCTTCTGTATCGTTAGTTCCTTCAAAGAACTTGCTAATCTCTGAAACACCTTAAGATTATGACCGACTTTGTCCTGCAAAATAATAGAACACAGCGTATACTCGTTATTATATATTTGTGCTTTCTATCAAACTAAAGATACATGTATTCGTTTAAAACTGTAAGTTCTAACAGTTTTGAAAGTAATAAACATACCTCTCTTAGCACCTCAAGTCTTTCCACTATCGGAAGAAGCTTTGAACAAAATGCATTTAGGTCATCCTCGACTTCTCTAGTTGAAGCATATGTAAGCGCCTTATTAGCTTGACTAGAATCGGGTAAGGAACTGCCAAAATATAATAATGTCAGATCAACAAAAACATCATTAAACTAGaagggaatatatatatatatatatatatatatatatatatatatatatatatatatagtggtaggatcaagagggaagtaaccattcgggggaagcggggggaagcaaaaactttttttttttttcgttttttgaaaaaactttgttcacgaacattatagatgagatgaaaatatgaacatttagtagagacactttgtgataaatgtttttattttggcgggaaaacgctcgaagaagtaatatataacaattatcgtgtttttcgagcgtattttgaggttttagctattggggtttagatattaggatttagatattagggtttatagggtttagatattagggtttagaaatttagggtttagggtttaaatttagggtttagatttaggatttagattgagtttttaacatgaacggtttagagtttagggtttagggtttggtgttttggggaataaacccaaaacaccaaaccctaaaccctaaactctaaatcgggctaaattttacttcacaaaacatggaaaaaaaacgttcatattcttcacgaacaatattatcttgaatgttagttttgtcgatcgttttcccgcctaaataataacattcgtcacgaagtgtctcttctaaatgttcatatttttgtgtgatcttgatgccggaaaaaaaaaatattttgcttccccccgcttccccccgattggttacttccccattgatcctgcccctatatatatatatatatatatatatatatatatatatatatatatatatatatatatatacgccacGAGTTATGGGCATACTTGTTCTGAAAATGGATGAGAAAAATGTTGAGCAAATTCTCTGCAAGTAGAAGCACAAGAGTTATAAGCCGGTCCTTATTTCCAGCCACCCGACACATCTCCACCATTGCAATGTACCTCCTGTACCAAGTAATCCAATAGCATCAATTAGCATgtaataacaaattttatttttcaatTGGGAAAGACAAGAATTTCTTTTGAAAATCGGTTAATTATGCAAATTCAGTCAGTAAAAATCAGCAATATTAGTGAAAGATCCAGTTTGAAGCATGGGTCCTAGTAATGTTACAGTACCTTTTCTGGATAT comes from Rutidosis leptorrhynchoides isolate AG116_Rl617_1_P2 chromosome 4, CSIRO_AGI_Rlap_v1, whole genome shotgun sequence and encodes:
- the LOC139839847 gene encoding uncharacterized protein, which gives rise to MESTLLSSARYISTKSNSNVRQFQSSFSGKLFVNTHFTKSSDAYTNYKSSTVKITSLFSLGKKKAKVTKRETVIPDPDYRIPVVLLGVSGLLVYQDNLIAAAPVGLLGLLLLFQTTRVRFVFDDEALEVKVGQELDDSGENVFVGGKNRWKYSSFINWELWWPSFPILVYFKEAQTKPEGQVHFFPVIFNGKQLYDVMVERAGPSKTSTPK